One Streptosporangiales bacterium DNA window includes the following coding sequences:
- the polX gene encoding DNA polymerase/3'-5' exonuclease PolX, with translation MARVNDEVAEILQEYADLVAITGGEAYKVRAYEKATRAVAGHHADLASMDAAELRTIPNVGKALAEKIAAYLSTGSIPQVEKLRDQIPDGVRRLTAIPTLGPKKALLLYQELQVSSVEELAAAIDAGRLRDLKGFGEKTEENIRHGIASLESTGERVKIDVAMEQAEDVVARLAEVPGCEKCAYAGSLRRMRETIGDVDILAAAHGSTALMDAFCELPQVREVIARGETKTSIRTTAGLQMDLRVVPPVAWGAAMQYFTGSKAHNIRTREMAVRAKLRLSEYGLFDTETDERIVSATEAEVYERLGLPWIPPALREDRGEIEAALAGELPTPVTEADLRGDLHTHTDLTDGVSSLETMVATAAERGYEYVAVTDHAPNLVMQRMTDEKILAQREQLARLADSYPGMTLLHGTELNIDPDGEVDWPGDFLAGFDVCVASVHSHFTQDEQAMTRRIVRACENPYVNVIGHPTGRKLGKRPGVEVDLDAVFEACARTGTALEVNAHPDRLDLRDDHIMRAKRYGVKFAIDSDSHATNHMALIRYGVGSAQRGWLTPDDVVNTWPLDRLRAFLRKDR, from the coding sequence ATGGCACGGGTCAACGACGAGGTCGCCGAGATCTTGCAGGAGTACGCCGACCTGGTGGCGATCACCGGCGGCGAGGCGTACAAGGTGCGCGCCTACGAGAAGGCCACCCGCGCCGTGGCCGGCCACCACGCGGACCTCGCCAGCATGGACGCCGCCGAGCTGCGGACGATCCCGAACGTCGGCAAGGCGCTCGCCGAGAAGATCGCCGCGTACCTGAGCACCGGTTCGATCCCGCAGGTGGAGAAGCTGCGCGACCAGATACCCGACGGCGTCCGCAGGCTCACGGCCATCCCGACGCTCGGGCCGAAGAAGGCGCTGCTGCTCTACCAGGAGCTGCAGGTGTCTTCGGTCGAGGAGCTGGCCGCCGCGATCGACGCCGGCAGGCTGCGCGACCTCAAGGGTTTCGGCGAGAAGACCGAGGAGAACATCAGGCACGGCATCGCGTCGCTCGAGTCCACCGGCGAACGGGTGAAGATCGACGTGGCCATGGAGCAGGCGGAGGACGTCGTGGCGCGGCTGGCCGAGGTGCCGGGCTGCGAGAAGTGCGCGTACGCCGGCTCGCTGCGCCGGATGCGCGAGACGATCGGCGACGTCGACATCCTGGCGGCTGCGCACGGGTCCACCGCACTGATGGACGCGTTCTGCGAGCTGCCGCAGGTGCGCGAGGTCATCGCCCGTGGCGAGACGAAGACGTCCATCCGCACCACGGCCGGCCTGCAGATGGACCTGCGCGTGGTGCCACCGGTCGCCTGGGGCGCGGCCATGCAGTACTTCACCGGCTCCAAGGCGCACAACATCCGCACCAGGGAGATGGCCGTACGGGCCAAGCTCCGGCTGTCCGAGTACGGCCTGTTCGACACCGAGACCGATGAGCGGATCGTCTCGGCGACGGAGGCCGAGGTGTACGAACGGCTCGGCCTGCCGTGGATCCCGCCGGCACTGCGCGAGGACCGCGGCGAGATCGAGGCCGCGCTCGCCGGCGAGCTGCCGACCCCGGTGACCGAGGCCGACCTGCGCGGCGACCTGCACACCCACACCGACCTCACCGACGGCGTCTCCTCGCTGGAGACGATGGTCGCGACGGCGGCCGAGCGGGGCTACGAGTACGTCGCCGTCACCGACCACGCACCGAACCTGGTCATGCAGCGGATGACCGACGAGAAGATCCTCGCGCAGCGGGAACAGTTGGCGCGGCTGGCCGACAGCTACCCGGGTATGACCCTGCTGCACGGCACCGAGCTGAACATCGACCCGGACGGCGAGGTCGACTGGCCCGGTGACTTCCTCGCCGGGTTCGACGTCTGCGTGGCGTCGGTCCACTCGCACTTCACCCAGGACGAGCAGGCGATGACCAGGCGGATCGTCCGCGCCTGCGAGAACCCGTACGTCAACGTCATCGGGCACCCGACGGGAAGGAAGCTCGGCAAGCGCCCCGGCGTCGAGGTCGACCTGGACGCGGTGTTCGAGGCGTGCGCGCGCACGGGCACGGCGCTGGAGGTCAACGCGCACCCGGACCGCCTCGACCTGCGCGACGACCACATTATGCGCGCCAAGCGCTACGGGGTGAAGTTCGCCATCGACAGCGACTCGCACGCCACCAACCACATGGCCCTGATCCGGTACGGCGTCGGTTCGGCGCAGCGCGGCTGGCTCACCCCGGACGACGTCGTCAACACCTGGCCGCTCGACCGCCTGCGCGCCTTCCTCCGCAAGGACCGCTGA
- a CDS encoding prephenate dehydrogenase/arogenate dehydrogenase family protein, whose protein sequence is MRSNAACSLKQLHAIPGGATMGQSVAVIGLGNMGGRSAVRLLGAGASVSGYDPLPAARDKAADAGVRAFDSAAAAIEGADVVLLSVPMPADVLATAHDLLAELPASTIVVDISTIDPATAREAAEIVGASGATYLETPVLGRPEACGEWTLVAGGPADKIGQVRELLEASIAKAMVHAGEIGSGSTVKLLNNLMFGAINAVTAEVLNVARQAGVPPERFISIVKDSGAATVSPLFRHVGSRVSDEDFSPNFGLSLLQKDNRLALQLARSVGGPTFVGNSVDQVNTLAADQQWGGDDTTVVYKLYQLLSATDG, encoded by the coding sequence ATGCGAAGCAATGCTGCATGCAGTCTTAAACAATTACATGCAATCCCAGGAGGCGCAACGATGGGCCAATCGGTAGCGGTGATCGGCCTTGGCAACATGGGTGGCCGCTCCGCCGTCCGGCTGCTCGGTGCGGGGGCTTCGGTCAGCGGGTACGACCCGCTGCCGGCGGCGCGGGACAAGGCGGCCGACGCAGGGGTGCGCGCGTTCGACAGTGCGGCCGCGGCGATCGAGGGAGCGGACGTCGTCCTGCTCTCGGTGCCGATGCCCGCGGACGTGCTCGCCACGGCACACGACCTGCTCGCCGAGCTTCCCGCAAGCACGATCGTCGTCGACATCTCCACCATCGACCCGGCCACGGCCAGGGAAGCGGCGGAGATCGTGGGTGCGTCGGGTGCCACGTACCTCGAGACGCCGGTGCTCGGTCGGCCGGAGGCGTGCGGCGAGTGGACGTTGGTCGCCGGCGGGCCGGCGGACAAGATCGGGCAGGTGCGCGAGCTGCTCGAGGCGAGCATCGCCAAGGCCATGGTGCACGCGGGGGAGATCGGCTCAGGCTCCACCGTGAAGCTGCTCAACAACCTGATGTTCGGCGCCATCAACGCGGTCACGGCCGAGGTGCTGAACGTTGCGCGCCAGGCCGGTGTGCCGCCTGAGCGGTTCATCTCCATCGTGAAGGACTCGGGCGCGGCGACGGTCTCGCCGTTGTTCCGGCACGTCGGCTCCCGGGTGTCGGACGAGGACTTCTCGCCGAACTTCGGGTTGTCGTTGCTGCAGAAGGACAACCGGCTAGCGCTGCAGCTCGCCCGCAGCGTCGGCGGTCCCACGTTCGTGGGCAACAGCGTCGACCAGGTGAACACCCTGGCGGCCGACCAGCAGTGGGGTGGGGACGACACCACGGTCGTCTACAAGCTGTACCAGCTGCTCTCGGCGACGGACGGGTAA
- the rsgA gene encoding ribosome small subunit-dependent GTPase A, with translation MAGRGRQYDETDVRVRPGRGSRPRTRKRPKHEDALPGFVVAVDRGRYRLLVDDTEVTAMRARELGRGSVVVGDRVEVVGDVSGAPGTLARIVRIIERTSILRRTADDTDPVERVIVANADQMVIVCALADPPPRARLVDRCLVAAYDAGVTPLLCLTKADLADPDELLALYRPLGVHAVATRRDGSFDELRARLSGRLSVFVGHSGVGKSTLVNALVPDAKRAVGGVNVVTGRGRHTSSSAIAFGLPGDDGWLVDTPGIRSFGLAHVDPTTVVAAFPDLADGVAECPHGCDHLGNECALDAWVAAGHADAARLESLRRLLDTRTPTAGD, from the coding sequence GTGGCCGGGCGGGGTCGTCAGTACGACGAGACGGACGTACGGGTCCGCCCCGGCCGCGGTTCCCGGCCGCGTACCAGGAAGCGGCCGAAGCACGAGGACGCGCTTCCCGGGTTCGTCGTCGCCGTCGACCGCGGGCGGTACCGACTGCTCGTCGACGACACCGAGGTCACCGCCATGCGCGCAAGGGAGCTCGGCCGGGGCTCGGTGGTTGTCGGCGACCGGGTCGAGGTGGTCGGCGACGTCAGCGGCGCGCCGGGCACGCTCGCCAGGATCGTCCGGATCATCGAGCGGACGTCGATCCTGCGGCGCACGGCGGACGACACCGACCCGGTCGAGCGGGTGATCGTCGCCAACGCCGACCAGATGGTCATCGTCTGCGCGCTCGCCGACCCGCCACCGCGGGCGCGGCTGGTCGACCGGTGCCTGGTCGCCGCGTACGACGCGGGCGTGACGCCGTTACTGTGCCTCACGAAGGCCGACCTCGCCGACCCGGACGAGCTGCTTGCGCTGTACCGCCCGCTGGGTGTGCACGCGGTCGCCACCCGGCGCGACGGCTCGTTCGACGAGCTCCGTGCCCGGCTGTCCGGCCGGCTCAGCGTGTTCGTCGGCCACTCCGGTGTGGGCAAGTCGACGCTCGTCAACGCGCTCGTGCCGGACGCCAAGCGGGCCGTCGGCGGGGTGAACGTGGTGACCGGCCGGGGCCGGCACACCTCGTCGTCGGCGATCGCGTTCGGCCTGCCGGGCGACGACGGCTGGCTGGTGGACACCCCTGGCATACGCAGCTTCGGACTGGCCCACGTCGACCCGACCACCGTGGTGGCCGCGTTCCCCGACCTCGCCGACGGCGTCGCCGAGTGCCCGCACGGCTGCGACCACCTGGGCAACGAGTGCGCGCTCGACGCCTGGGTCGCTGCCGGCCACGCCGACGCCGCACGCCTTGAGTCGTTGCGCCGGCTGCTCGACACCCGCACCCCCACCGCCGGTGACTAG
- a CDS encoding mandelate racemase/muconate lactonizing enzyme family protein — protein sequence MTTPPRPEARHDRAPRRPSALRSSLTYGTRTRHGSRSRCDARAKGLLMTATAPARTPVERIVGARIRVLRAATRGGVAMSFAPLAHRSMVLVELHGESGAVGYGESWVNFPAWAPAERVATLRDGVLPLVLDTPGTVQETQPRLTQRLDPLGRQWGAPGPIRQAISAVDVALWDLAGKAAGESVAALAGGAVRTTIPTYASSLGPTNVVADAQDCLAAGHTAVKVKLGFGRAADQQALNDARTTLGPGATLYADANQAWTVDEAAAMVPVLRDFGVGWLEEPIRGDRLADLEELHSRTGITIATGENVYGLATFEALAASPAVAILQPDITKAGGLTEALAVGRLAAAAGKQVWPHLYGGALGFAATLQLAAADATVQRVEYDVRHNPLRDPLLTAPPVPRAGVVTIPAAPGLGVALDRHAVQEYTEDAQLVGNVSDS from the coding sequence ATGACAACGCCACCAAGGCCGGAGGCCCGCCATGACCGTGCACCCCGTCGACCTTCCGCGCTCCGCTCCTCGCTCACGTACGGTACGCGCACGCGGCACGGCAGCCGTTCTCGCTGCGATGCTCGCGCGAAAGGTCTCCTCATGACCGCCACAGCGCCCGCTCGGACACCCGTGGAACGGATCGTCGGCGCTCGGATCCGGGTGCTTCGCGCGGCTACCCGTGGCGGGGTGGCCATGTCGTTCGCGCCGCTCGCGCACCGCAGCATGGTCCTCGTCGAGCTGCACGGCGAGAGCGGCGCCGTCGGGTACGGCGAGAGCTGGGTGAACTTCCCCGCCTGGGCGCCGGCGGAACGCGTCGCGACGTTGCGCGACGGCGTGCTGCCGCTCGTGCTCGACACGCCAGGCACCGTGCAGGAGACACAGCCGCGGTTGACGCAGCGACTGGACCCGCTCGGCCGGCAGTGGGGTGCGCCAGGCCCGATCCGGCAGGCGATCAGCGCGGTCGACGTCGCGCTGTGGGACCTCGCCGGCAAGGCCGCAGGCGAGTCGGTCGCCGCTCTCGCCGGCGGGGCCGTACGAACCACGATCCCGACGTACGCGAGCAGCCTCGGCCCCACGAACGTGGTGGCGGACGCCCAGGACTGCCTGGCGGCCGGGCACACCGCCGTGAAGGTGAAGCTCGGCTTCGGCAGGGCCGCCGACCAGCAGGCGCTGAACGACGCGCGCACCACGCTGGGGCCGGGCGCCACGCTGTACGCCGACGCCAACCAGGCCTGGACGGTCGACGAAGCGGCCGCCATGGTGCCGGTGCTGCGCGACTTCGGCGTCGGCTGGCTGGAGGAACCGATCCGCGGCGACCGGCTCGCAGACCTGGAGGAGCTGCACAGCCGTACCGGCATCACCATCGCCACGGGCGAGAACGTGTACGGTTTGGCCACATTCGAGGCACTCGCGGCAAGTCCGGCAGTCGCCATCCTGCAACCGGACATCACGAAGGCCGGCGGGCTCACCGAGGCGCTCGCGGTCGGCCGGCTGGCGGCCGCCGCCGGCAAACAGGTGTGGCCGCACCTCTACGGCGGCGCGCTCGGCTTCGCGGCGACGTTGCAGCTCGCGGCCGCCGACGCGACCGTGCAACGGGTCGAGTACGACGTCAGGCACAACCCGTTGCGTGACCCGCTGCTCACCGCGCCGCCGGTTCCCAGGGCCGGGGTCGTCACCATCCCCGCCGCGCCCGGGCTCGGCGTCGCGCTGGATCGCCATGCGGTGCAGGAATACACGGAGGATGCCCAGCTCGTGGGCAACGTGTCCGATTCGTGA
- a CDS encoding anti-sigma factor yields MSAEDRFATYDAPYVLGALSPRDRQEFELHLRDCADCARAVRELAGMPGLLSKVPPDLVPAGEPPDLPPETLLPSLIDMARRQQRRSRWTTIGTSVTAAAACLVLAVVLVLGAAPTGERPVSIPTVTMSPVRSAPVWATIGLEDVAWGTKVNMHCMYEKKATWTGKYVLVVVDKYGEVEHIGSWTVRPGKDAELQGATSWPVRDIASVEIRTTSGTPVLRMRP; encoded by the coding sequence ATGAGTGCTGAGGACCGCTTCGCCACCTACGACGCGCCGTACGTGCTCGGCGCGCTGTCCCCGCGCGACCGGCAGGAGTTCGAGCTGCACCTGCGCGACTGCGCCGACTGTGCGCGGGCCGTGCGCGAGCTCGCCGGCATGCCCGGCCTGCTGTCGAAGGTGCCGCCTGACCTGGTGCCGGCGGGGGAGCCGCCTGACCTGCCGCCGGAGACGTTGCTGCCTTCGCTCATCGACATGGCACGCAGACAGCAGCGGCGGTCACGCTGGACGACTATCGGCACGAGTGTCACCGCGGCGGCAGCATGTCTGGTGCTCGCCGTCGTCCTCGTCCTCGGCGCGGCTCCCACCGGTGAGCGGCCGGTGTCCATCCCCACCGTCACCATGAGCCCGGTGCGTTCCGCGCCGGTGTGGGCGACCATCGGGCTCGAGGACGTCGCGTGGGGCACCAAGGTGAACATGCACTGCATGTACGAGAAGAAGGCCACCTGGACGGGCAAGTACGTGCTCGTGGTGGTCGACAAGTACGGCGAGGTCGAGCACATCGGCAGCTGGACCGTCCGCCCGGGCAAGGACGCGGAGCTGCAGGGCGCCACGTCGTGGCCGGTGCGCGACATCGCCTCGGTGGAGATCAGGACGACCAGCGGCACTCCCGTGCTGCGGATGCGTCCCTAA
- a CDS encoding sigma-70 family RNA polymerase sigma factor gives MGFRSSFEKVRPSRSTSTGSDHCSTADVAAASREGAVPDSQAELMRALHDEHAAALWAYALRLTGGDRARAEDVVQETLLRAWRNPAVLDRGDGARSWLFTVARRIVIDEWRTKRSRSEVSVAELPGTGRYTSANDETEQTMLVCCVAEALERLSVPHRQVIIECHYLGHSVAEAAGRLGVPEGTVKSRLHYALRALRLSLEELGVSE, from the coding sequence ATGGGCTTCAGATCATCCTTCGAGAAGGTACGCCCCTCCCGAAGCACATCCACAGGTTCTGATCATTGCTCGACAGCTGACGTAGCCGCGGCGAGTCGTGAGGGGGCCGTGCCAGACAGTCAGGCGGAGCTGATGCGCGCGCTGCACGACGAGCATGCGGCGGCGCTGTGGGCGTACGCCCTGCGGCTGACCGGCGGCGACCGTGCACGCGCCGAGGACGTGGTGCAGGAGACGCTGTTGCGCGCCTGGCGGAACCCGGCCGTGCTCGACCGGGGGGACGGCGCGCGCTCCTGGCTGTTCACCGTCGCCAGGCGGATCGTCATCGACGAATGGCGCACCAAGAGGTCCAGGAGCGAGGTGTCGGTGGCGGAGCTCCCCGGCACCGGCAGGTACACGTCGGCGAACGACGAGACCGAACAGACGATGTTGGTCTGCTGCGTCGCGGAGGCACTCGAACGGCTCTCCGTCCCGCATCGACAGGTGATCATCGAATGCCACTACCTCGGACACTCGGTCGCGGAGGCGGCCGGGCGGCTCGGCGTGCCCGAGGGCACGGTGAAGTCGCGGCTGCACTACGCGTTGCGTGCCCTGCGGCTCTCCCTCGAGGAACTGGGGGTTAGCGAATGA
- a CDS encoding FCD domain-containing protein, with protein MLPRPITATDWPIVAPPGIACNCLRLHAALLRIPVLSTGSSGIWAQRGSTRVTARTDDRLGDTVYEQLRDEILAGELAPGSRLSVPALAERLTVSRSPVRDAVLRLTQERLAREEPRRGAVVAEVSLADLAALYEVREVLEGLAARLAVENAGRRFVDELAQALATHEHLVRDGDIAGHYAADTHFHQLIRQASGNDEVIRVLDGIQGRVRLAMRSTVVTAGPERAVRDHRAILTAIRSGDPAEAEATARAHIARLKRELHDNATKAGGPP; from the coding sequence ATGTTGCCAAGGCCGATCACCGCTACCGATTGGCCCATCGTTGCGCCTCCTGGGATTGCATGTAATTGTTTAAGACTGCATGCAGCATTGCTTCGCATACCCGTGCTGTCAACAGGCAGTTCCGGTATCTGGGCGCAGAGGGGAAGCACGAGGGTGACGGCACGGACCGACGACCGCCTCGGCGACACCGTCTACGAGCAGCTGCGCGACGAGATCCTCGCCGGCGAGCTCGCCCCCGGCAGCCGACTGAGCGTGCCCGCACTGGCCGAGCGGCTCACCGTCAGCCGCAGCCCGGTCAGGGACGCCGTACTGCGACTCACCCAGGAGCGGCTGGCCAGGGAGGAACCCAGGCGCGGCGCGGTCGTCGCCGAGGTGTCGCTGGCCGACCTGGCCGCGCTCTACGAGGTGCGGGAGGTGCTCGAGGGCCTGGCCGCCAGGCTCGCCGTGGAGAACGCCGGCCGCCGGTTCGTCGACGAGCTGGCCCAGGCGCTCGCCACCCACGAACACCTGGTGCGCGACGGCGACATCGCCGGGCACTACGCCGCCGACACTCATTTCCACCAGCTGATCAGGCAGGCGTCAGGCAACGACGAGGTGATCCGCGTACTCGACGGGATCCAGGGCAGGGTGCGGCTGGCGATGCGCTCCACCGTGGTCACCGCCGGCCCGGAACGGGCCGTCCGCGACCACCGCGCGATCCTCACCGCGATCAGGTCGGGCGACCCGGCGGAGGCAGAAGCCACCGCCCGGGCACACATCGCACGGCTGAAGCGCGAGCTGCATGACAACGCCACCAAGGCCGGAGGCCCGCCATGA
- the hisN gene encoding histidinol-phosphatase, whose product MTANGNFDDDLRLAHTLADGADSITMSRFRALDLHVETKPDLTPVSEADTAVEEALRSTLSRVRSRDAMLGEEYGRQGDGPRCWVVDPIDGTKNYVRGVPVWATLIGLLYGDEVVVGLVSAPALGRRWWAARGSGTWTGKGLASATRCSVSSVDSLANASMSYSSLTGWQEREALEPFLGLSNDVWRTRAYGDFWSYVLVAEGAVDIAAEPAVSLWDLAALAVIVEEAGGRFTGLNGTPGPHSGDAVATNGLLHDKVLAALDPEQRLF is encoded by the coding sequence GTGACCGCGAACGGCAACTTTGACGATGACCTCCGCCTCGCTCACACCCTCGCCGACGGCGCGGACTCGATCACCATGAGCAGGTTCCGTGCGCTGGACCTGCACGTCGAGACCAAGCCCGACCTCACGCCCGTCAGTGAGGCCGACACCGCGGTCGAAGAGGCGTTGCGCAGCACGCTCTCGCGAGTGCGCTCGCGCGACGCGATGCTGGGCGAGGAGTACGGCAGACAGGGCGACGGACCACGGTGCTGGGTCGTCGACCCGATCGACGGCACCAAGAACTACGTCCGTGGCGTACCGGTGTGGGCAACGCTGATCGGGTTGCTCTACGGCGACGAGGTGGTGGTCGGCCTGGTGTCGGCGCCCGCCCTCGGACGCCGCTGGTGGGCGGCGAGGGGCAGCGGCACCTGGACCGGCAAGGGACTCGCGAGCGCCACCCGCTGCTCGGTGTCCTCGGTCGACTCGCTGGCCAACGCGTCGATGTCGTACTCCAGCCTCACCGGCTGGCAGGAGCGCGAGGCGCTGGAACCGTTCCTCGGCCTCAGCAACGACGTCTGGCGCACCCGCGCCTACGGTGACTTCTGGTCGTACGTGCTGGTCGCCGAGGGCGCCGTGGACATCGCCGCGGAGCCCGCGGTGTCGCTGTGGGACCTGGCCGCGCTCGCCGTCATCGTGGAAGAGGCCGGCGGCCGCTTCACCGGCCTCAACGGCACCCCGGGCCCACACTCCGGCGACGCCGTAGCCACCAACGGCCTGCTGCACGACAAGGTGCTCGCCGCTCTCGACCCCGAGCAACGCTTGTTCTGA
- a CDS encoding DNA starvation/stationary phase protection protein, with product MTTINGPLEEKATAVTGDALQDTLVDLIDLSLTAKQAHWNLVGKRFRSIHLQLDELVSAARGYTDQVAERAAALGVNPDGTAGTVAANSQVPQFDAGWLSDDGVVAHLVAVYQGVIARMRERIATTGDTDVVTQDLFISLTAELEKECWMLQAER from the coding sequence ATGACAACCATCAACGGTCCGCTCGAGGAGAAGGCGACTGCTGTCACCGGCGACGCACTGCAGGACACTCTGGTCGATCTCATCGACCTGTCGCTGACCGCGAAGCAGGCGCACTGGAACCTGGTGGGCAAGCGGTTCCGCAGCATCCACCTGCAGTTGGACGAGCTGGTGAGCGCGGCACGTGGCTACACCGACCAGGTAGCCGAGCGGGCGGCAGCGCTCGGTGTCAACCCCGACGGCACGGCGGGGACGGTCGCGGCGAACAGTCAGGTACCGCAGTTCGACGCCGGGTGGCTGTCCGACGACGGTGTCGTCGCGCACCTGGTCGCCGTCTACCAGGGGGTGATCGCCCGGATGCGGGAGCGCATCGCCACGACCGGGGACACCGACGTGGTCACCCAGGACCTGTTCATCTCGCTCACCGCCGAGCTGGAGAAGGAGTGCTGGATGCTGCAGGCGGAGCGGTAA
- the aroA gene encoding 3-phosphoshikimate 1-carboxyvinyltransferase: protein MTTRSWQAPTATAPVRATVSLPGSKSVTNRALVLAARAGGPSAVRGALRARDTHLMAAALRALGHGVDDSGTDWPVTPAVPRGDTDVDCGLSGTVMRFLLALAPLVPGQVRFDGDPAARTRPMGSLADALRALGAEVHGDHLPLTVDGHGSLIGGDVTLDASASSQFVSALLLAGCRYDKGVTVHHVGPPLPSVPYVTMTLRMLAAAGIEVDRPAADSWHVAPGVPRPFDVTVEPDLMNAAPFLAAAVLTGGEVCVAGWPAHPLQAADRILDVLGALGGTHTHTAAGLVMRGDGTVPAFDLDLRDVSELVPAVAALGCFADGPCTIRGVAHIRGHETDRLAALATELGGLGGAVTETADGLHITPAALHGGTFATCEDHRMATAAALVGLRVPEVVLDDVTVTSKTLPDFPQLWHGMLAG, encoded by the coding sequence GTGACGACGAGAAGCTGGCAGGCGCCGACGGCCACCGCACCGGTGCGGGCGACCGTGTCGCTGCCCGGCTCGAAGTCGGTCACCAACCGCGCGCTCGTGCTCGCCGCGCGCGCCGGCGGGCCGTCCGCCGTACGCGGCGCGCTGCGGGCGCGCGACACGCACCTGATGGCCGCCGCCCTGCGCGCCCTCGGCCACGGCGTGGACGACAGCGGCACGGACTGGCCGGTGACCCCTGCGGTGCCCCGCGGCGACACCGACGTCGACTGTGGGCTGTCCGGCACCGTGATGCGCTTCCTGCTCGCGCTGGCGCCGCTCGTGCCCGGCCAGGTGCGCTTCGACGGCGACCCGGCCGCACGAACCCGGCCGATGGGCAGCCTCGCCGACGCGCTGCGTGCGCTCGGCGCCGAGGTGCACGGCGACCACCTGCCGCTGACCGTGGACGGGCACGGCTCGCTCATCGGTGGCGACGTCACCCTGGACGCGTCCGCGTCCAGCCAGTTCGTCAGCGCGCTGCTGCTTGCCGGCTGCCGGTACGACAAGGGCGTCACCGTGCACCACGTCGGCCCGCCGCTGCCTTCGGTGCCGTACGTGACCATGACGCTGCGGATGCTCGCGGCCGCAGGCATAGAGGTCGACCGGCCGGCCGCGGACAGCTGGCACGTGGCGCCCGGCGTCCCCCGTCCCTTCGACGTGACCGTCGAGCCCGATCTGATGAACGCGGCACCGTTCCTCGCCGCGGCCGTGCTCACCGGGGGCGAGGTGTGCGTCGCCGGCTGGCCCGCGCACCCGCTGCAGGCGGCCGACCGCATCCTCGACGTGCTCGGCGCGCTCGGCGGCACCCACACGCACACCGCGGCGGGGCTCGTGATGCGCGGTGACGGCACCGTACCGGCGTTCGACCTCGACCTGCGCGACGTCAGCGAGCTGGTGCCCGCCGTCGCGGCGCTCGGCTGCTTCGCCGACGGCCCGTGCACCATCCGCGGGGTGGCGCACATCCGCGGCCACGAGACCGACCGGCTGGCAGCGCTCGCGACCGAGCTCGGCGGGCTCGGCGGCGCGGTGACGGAGACCGCAGACGGGCTGCACATCACGCCGGCGGCGCTGCACGGCGGCACGTTCGCGACGTGCGAGGACCACCGGATGGCCACCGCGGCCGCGCTCGTGGGGCTGCGGGTGCCCGAGGTGGTGCTCGACGACGTGACGGTGACCAGCAAGACGCTGCCGGACTTCCCGCAGCTGTGGCACGGGATGCTGGCTGGCTGA